gtgtctgaaactctgaatcaaTCTAATCGAATTTTTGTGCTGCGTACATGACACATTCTGAGTATCATTATACCATGTGATTAGTCATTACTACTGCTCGATCGCTTGAACACACACATTAAAAGCCAATCGAAATCAGAAGAATTATGGTGTTCACACCGTTACGTTTGTCCTCGCGCGAGTATGACCTCCAGCCCAGAAGATGTGGAAGCTAGCTATTTCTTTTCGTGCCAAATAACGACGATGCTGATTGATCGGACActttaatttctatatagattGGGTTAATTTGCAACCGTACGGTAGATGAGATCAAGTGGCTGCCTGTGTGGAAAAGGGAAGAGGAATTGACCGGCCATTGGTGCAGGACTGCAGGCTGCCAGTGCACTAGTTGTCTACTGCTACATCCGTCTCGTAATATAAAGAATTTTTTGGCTATACGACAGAGTTAGTACTTGCCCGCTATATGTTACACTACGGTTACGGTTATTTGCACGTGTCGTTTTGTTCTGGCGAAAGAAATGAACCGTTTAAAAATAAGAAAGTTCGCAACAACGGTGACCTTTTCGCGCTGgttgttattgttgttattaTTGTTGTTGCCGTTATTGTTATAGTCGTTATTATTGTTTAGCAATGTGCGTGTGGACTAGACTATGCCGCCTTCTTCTGTACGTGATGGGGAGCAGGCACGCATGTTATGATGTTACCATCTTCTTTTGCTCTCATCTGTACTGTATACGTGATGGAGAGCAAAGCATATGCATGTTAGGATGTTACCATCAACGGCCACACAAAACGCCAGTACGTTAATTGACAGGATGGCCGACAATGCCGTCGTGTTTTCAACTGTCGACGTTTTCAATTTTTGGGCCTTTTACACAATTTTTAAGGGTGTTTTCCGATGATCATgttagagcaagtacaatagcaggctataagtcagctataacTACATATCGAGAAgtaaagagaagagagaggaaaaaacgGGTTATagatttatagataactattgtatgaatgggctattaaattagctatagatgatttggagctaacatttggctatactattaaacttgctcttaggatATGCTCATACTGCACACAAAACGGAATGGCTCATTAGTATATGATAACTAAGTATTAGCTTaacaaactttaaaaataaattaatttgttttttaaaaataacttttctatagaCTTTGTTATAGAAAACACTCCATTAAACAGTTTGGAAAATAAGGGAGCAGAAGTCGGAAATGGCAGTGTCAAAGGAAGCGAAAGTTCAGCTTAGGCACAGTAAGAGATGAGTGAAGATGAGCTAATGGGAGGATGCTGACTAGTGTCACCTGCTGAAACAGAGatgaaaagaagaaagggagaaaGTTCAGGTGCTTGGTGACCGATCTGATCGCTGACAGGTTGCAGAAATGCAGAGATTTGTTCTTAGCCCAGACCCACTGGAATCAGATTCGAATACTTGATGAACAGCTTACCAGCTGTTTATGTTGTACAATGTGCACATTGTGGCTCTGTTTGGAAACTTCATAGGGAAGTCTTAAATAAATTCAACGCAAATTGAGAACTGTAAATCGGGCTGAGTTGAATGCAACTGTCTGTAGTGAGCTTAACAACCAAACAAAATATGTCAGCATCCACCTGTTGTACAGAGATGGAAAGCTGTGATTAACAGCCAACTCCGTGTCACCGTCAGGCATCAGGCAAGAGTTGATCTAGCTGTACTCAGGTGAACAATGTGCTATGTAATGACAGAGTAGACTGATCATGCAGGGGATGTCAACAGCTCCTCTGCCTTGCAAGCAGTAGAATATAGATATCAGGACTATTTTTGAATTCTGGCCCTTCTCCAAGAAGGGAAAAATATAACTGCCAACCAAGTCCAGAGGTTGTCACTACCACGCAAGGCAGATTAACAGAATTACATAACATCATTTAAGAACTAAGGGATATTGTCAACACTAGCACCTATTTACAATAGTTCAGCCAATGCACAATTGGTTCTGGGAACTGGGACTGAATGACATTCAGTGGATGCATGATGCATCAAAGTACAAATCCTGAAGTCAGATACATGGAAAGCTTTATCCTCAACCCAGATAAGCCGGCAACCTGGGAAGTAGAGGTGTAACTCTGTAAGACCACATGTGATCCTAGATTTTGCCAGGTACCACAAGTGCAAATACTATAATTGGTGGTAAACGTTATGCTAACCTGATGAGTATGTGGTCGTGAACAACAGATTGTTCTAGCATCGATAATTTTTATCATAGAATGGATTTTCGCCCCATGATTCTCTTTCAGCCCTGGCCATGTGTTCAGATTCTACCTCCTCCAAGATAGATTGCTTTGTGCTTCTTTTGGAGGTTGAAGGCCTCGTAGACTGCAACAAGAGTGAATAAGCATAGGTTAAGAAAGAGGAGCAACGTAAAGATGAGATAAACCAACATGCCTAACGAAAGTAAAAAGTATGATATCTGTAGCAATTATACAGTGATGGAGGAACACCTAAAAAGCATTCCTGGAAAATACTAAGGAAAGCACtcagaagaaaggaaaattgaCAGCCTATGTTACACCAAATAATAATTGCTTGATGTTACCAATGATCAGATTAGAATGTTGACAAGCAGCAAGCACTAGAAAATGAGACCATACATAGAAGTACAGCTGCCTTGCATTGATTAGAGGTACCGTTTAGAAATATATTGCTGCATAAAAGATAATATATGCACCATCCCTGTACATTTGTTTTCCTTGAGGTTGATGCAAACTTTCAAATTCAAATCAACATCTCatgttatatttattttaaagtCCTCGCATAGACCTCAAACACTTTGGAGGGATGGAATAAAGCATGAACATCCATATACTAGAGTTGCATTTCCCTAATAGTTGTGATGATTTTAGTTTTGAACAAGAATACCTTGCTGATGAGTTTCTCAAATGCTTCTGGTCCATTCTGTTCAATATATCTCTCCGCAGCTGATAGCACATCATCAGGTTTACTCaggttttcttttcttggaACATACCAGACATTTACTATTTGACGATTCACAAACATTGGCCGCACAAAGTGATCATAAACATAAGCAGCACCATGGAAGCAAGGTAAGACCAACCAGCAGTTGAAGAACAACTTTGCATAGGACCAAAAAGGAAGCCTGCAAGCAACCGTCAGAAGTAAGCATATCTAATCCTTTGTTATCCTCTTGATGTGTGAACATGTTTATCTCCAGCatcaatagtaaaaaaaaaatcacaaatattACCACAAAAAACAAGGAAAACACTAGACCAGGGCCAATCCTGTTTTATTGGTCTTCTATATTATGAACTCCCTGCTGCAAGGGACTCACAGGCTATGTTGCTAAATCTGAACTTTTTGAGGGAAATCAAATGCTAAACAAAAGGAAATGagtaagacaaaaaaaaaatctcctgaCCCAGGAAAATGGTCATTACCATTCAATTACTGGAGCAAAAGTAAGCTCAAACAAAGTGATAAACGAGTACAGCACCCAGTAAGTGAGCCATTGCTGATCATCAACAGGAGATTTTGTTTCTATTGCTCTCACAGAGGCATATCTGCAGAAGTGCGaaaagtaaatatatatatatataataacagAAATAATCAAACAATCAAAATGGCAAAATATTGAATTACAACAAAATAATACTTACAATGGATAAGCAAGTGAAACTAATGGCCTGCAAAGGTAAAACAACAGAATTGCCTCAGAACCAATAGCTTCAAATATATAATTAACAAAAACAATATGTTTTAAGTTTTTTCATAATAAAGACCACCTGCTCTCGAAGTTTTTTCATAATCTCTAGATAATGCATGTCATGATCACTGATCACATTGCACTATAGTTAACCAAGAGGcattttttctattactttctCAAAACAACAAATTACAATGCACATAAAGACCCCAGCTTACCatgataataaaaaaaataacagacaATATTGTAGTTCACATGACAGCAGAGCAGATAGTTCAATGAAGCTGCTTTTGCAGAAAAATAGGAATTCAAATTTCATCTTGTCTGCTACCCAACATCAACTAATATCACTGCAGAATTTCCTGCCATGGGCAAGCTAATTTTTGGATTTTCATGAGACCCAGCAGTCGACAAACAATTAGTAAAAATGTTTATCTTATACTTTTTTCCTCAGGAACATCCATTTCTATTATCCCCAACTGCATGGTAGCACAGCATGTAAGCCACCAGTTTGATAACTAACCAAGTTGTGCATATCAAAACTACTGACTCAGCAATGCATGATAGTACTACTACACAAATAAGATTATTTCATGCTTCCAGAGGAAGCATCACTACAAGGATATCCATTCCATGTTGATATTAGGACATTGACTGTTATGATACTATGCTGAACTCTGCTCCATTAGTCACCCATAAAAAAATGGCCTTTGGATTGACTTCATAATAAACAATGGAGCAATAGtatacacacaaaaaaaaatcttataaaaCCTTTACCAATAGTGAAGTTTCATTCAGCATCGTAAATAGGAACTCAGATGAGAGTAGCTGTTGGTAAAAtttttgtaacaaaaataagccTACCATTTCTCcaaataatcatattctaacTTGCTAAAGTTCCACAAATCATACGACAAGTTCTAAAGATTGGTCGCTTTATGCAGTGAAGTTCATTTCCATTCCACGACCACCATGCACTGCATAATCATACGCAGATACGAAGAATCTTTCCCTCGCAACTCTCACGCCTAATACCAATTTCACATGTACCATAACACCTACTGCCATACTGTCCTACAAACAAATTCAAAGGAGGATCCTCAAATGAATAACACGCCCCATATTCCATTTCTCCGAAATATATTTAGGCCTATTTTCTAGCGCCAGAAAGATCCCTAAATGAGTCAAACGCGTCCTCGATCCTCCCACGACGACCCAAAAACCGCCCAAAGATTCTCCCCCCAACTTTCCCCACATCCCCCCTCGTTCTTCTCCCAAATCCCCACACATCATCAACCAAGAACCACCACCAAATCGACATCGACGAGCCACAGCCAACGAATCGGCGGCGAACGAAATCAAgaagaggaaggaagaagaaaccCCGCCCGTACCCGGCGAGGACGTCGAAGTTGTTGGCCAGCAGCTTGAGGAAAGATCCAGACCCCATCCTCTCCccttccgccgcctcctcgacctctctccctccccgatgGATCGACCAGCTCAAGAAATGGCAGAGATTCTTGGGAGCTGTGGGCTAGTAGTGGAGAGCCGTTGCTCGGGAGACTCACTCCCCCCTTTCCTCTTTACTACTTTTCTCCTCCTTTCTCTCCGCTGTTCATGGCCATGGCTGGTCGGTCAGGTCAGCTACTCTGCCGCTGGTGGTGTCAGTGACAGTGAGATTCGCTGGGCCAACCATGGAAGGTTCCaggctgcttcttcttcttcgggaCCAGATTTCTCGGCCCATCTAAGAAGTGGGCTAGTTGGGCCTTAGGCGACGTGAAGCGGGTGGTCCAAAGGCCCAACGATGATGTGCTGGACCTGCAAATGCTAGCACAACGCTCCTCGGCTTCCCTccgtgtggcggcggcggcggtggcgccgtggcggtggtggcggcgaagcACCGGAAGCCGGCGACTAGCGGAGACGGCGGGCGCGGACGatcaagcggcggcggcggcgtcggccggagAACCATGGCGCAGGTAGATGAGCGCTCTTGAATTTTTTATCTATATGCTTgagtatttttttcccttttttcgtGTTAAATATCTTAGGTCGGCCTGTTGAAtgtttgaatattgatttctaCGAGCTAGATCAGATGTCGTCATCTCGATCAGATTGTTCATTTGGTTGATGGCTGCGGCACTGCCTTCCAAGGCAGAGGTTATCTGTATCTGACAATCTGCTACAAGTCTGAATATTTATCGAGTTTTCAGACGTGAACAGTGACACCCCTTTTGAATTTCAGAGAAACTACATatcggctgtgtttagatccaaagtggatccaaacttcagtccttttctatcgcatcaacctgtcatatacacacaaattttcagtcacatcatctccaatttcaaccaaaatccaaactttgcgctgaactaaacacagccgatAATGCATTGGCTTGGCTGGTTGCCGTCCAAAAAGTTGATGACGACCAAAATAGGCAAGAATaagttcagaattcagaagccTCAGGCCAGCCAATTCAGCCGCAAATCTCAACGAACGAACTAGGAAATTAAACCAAACAATGTGAAGAGCGAGAAGATGAACAAGAGCCGAAGATTGTATATATGTCataagtttaattaatttggaagtCTTAGTTAGTGCTATCAACAACGTGAAAGAGCGAGAGACGATGATCATTACTGAAACTTGATGGACTCTCAGTAAACTAATCGAAGACAGCCTCTCTTCTCACTAGTCACAAGCTGCGATGATTAGCATAGCACCAGTCGCAGCTGTGCTTAGGAGATTTGATAAGATATCTCCCCCTATCCGTACCAGAAGAAAAGGGCACAAGTCATCATGCACACTCATTAGGGCATGCAGTATTTACCTATTTAAATCCTGCACAAACTAAGTACCTTTTTCCCATCAGAACAGCTGATGCATCATTAAGTTGTTGTGCTAGCTAGTTTTTCAATCATTTGAATGCCATATGCTCTTGCTTTAACTTACAATATTCTTGCTTGGCATTTTATTGGGGAATATGAATTATATTCCGCCCTGTTGTTATATACATCAGGATTAATTACTTTTCAAGCTTTGAGATCATGCCATGCATCTCAATATTATTTTTAGATATATATAATCATCACTAGGAACTTAATGCTAGATCATTAAAAATAGTAATGCTCTAATGCACCTAATTCATTAGCTTGTGCATCAGTGCTGATAATTAAGCAACTTGCTGAGCCGATTAAGGAAGCTGGTTTCCGTACATATGTGTTGGTTTAGTGAGCTAGCTGCAGActgtttgcagcaatcatgctGTTCAAACTTTGATAGTAATATTGTTGTCGCACCCAGCAATATTATGCTGCAAGTGGCCTTTCGGGGACCTAATTTAAGAGAGATtccttctgaatttctgataatTTGTACAGGTCAAAGATGTGCGGGTGAACACTTCTTACAAGTCAAAGATGGTCCACCCACTCACCCACAATTCAGGTACATGTCCAAACCTAAAATAATGTGGCACTCAGCTTACAATATTGCTGCCATTTGCTTGTAGactatgtttttcctttttggagGCTTTGGCAACTTGTCTTCCTAATTAAGTTTTTTAAGCAATGTAATGGAGTATCAactatgctgctgctgctgctgctgctgctgctactattACAGACTGATGGGGTATCAAAAGCTGAGAAACTGTACATGTGTAGATTGCTTCCCTCATCTTTTCCTCTttaccacccttttccacaaAAGTGATATGGAATTCAACCCTTTAAAGGCTTTAAAAATTGGTGGCCATGCATCAAATCTTCACCCCAAAAAAAGTGGAAACCATGCAGTGCTGCTATAAGTACACCAAGGCTTGCACATGTTAACTATTAATTGTTTACAATGCTGAGAGCTCTTTAATTTGTCTTAATTTGTGACTTTCTTGTTTCTATGGGATTAATTACTGTGATAGTTCCTTAATTATATGTATCTACACTCAAGCTGTTTGGTTTGCATTAAACATGTGAAGACGATAGGCAGTCTGCATGTATGATAGATTGAGCACTAGTAGTGGGAGAAATAGCTCTGCCTACCTGTGAGGCTGTGACAACTAACAGCTTTTGCTTTTTATCATTCCTCTCCATGTTAGGTCCTATACATTCACATTAACTAATCGATCAGTATTCATGGCAATTCAGGCATGGCTACCTTGTGTTTGTCTAGTTAGTTTACTCTCCCTGCATGTGGGGCCGGCCATTGATTAGACAAGTGAACTCCCCCGGTTAATTTTGATAAGAAATGTCCTCTCATGCATCAATTAGTCATTGCTAACAACTTAATCAAACTGATATTATTATACGTAGTGTAGTGAGCAAACAATTGATTGTCCAGACAAGGGTGAAGAGACAAATTGCAAATATATATTATGAATGCTTGTTCCAGAAGGATACATGGTCTATCTATGAAGTCATCCATATATGAATACATATGCCTCAACCTAATTAATCTCATCACAAACAAAATGCAGAGCTATTCAAGTTAATTAATCTCATCACAAACAAAATTCAGAGCTATTCAAGTGGTTAACCTTCTTAGTGATACTGAAATTCTAGTAATACACAAAGATGTGACAAGACTGatgttttttataaatattcaCATGTGGCATCTGCTGATCCATTAGAAATTAATATGGATTATCACCATAAGCGTTATAGTGAATGTGAAACAATCACAATATAGTAACTCTGGAACATATTTGTATTACTAGTGTTGTAGATCAGATGTCGGAAATTGTTTCCATTATCCAAAAGGAGTGCTAGCTCATTAAAGGCTAGAATGT
The Oryza sativa Japonica Group chromosome 6, ASM3414082v1 DNA segment above includes these coding regions:
- the LOC4340552 gene encoding HVA22-like protein a; translation: MGSGSFLKLLANNFDVLAGPLVSLAYPLYASVRAIETKSPVDDQQWLTYWVLYSFITLFELTFAPVIEWLPFWSYAKLFFNCWLVLPCFHGAAYVYDHFVRPMFVNRQIVNVWYVPRKENLSKPDDVLSAAERYIEQNGPEAFEKLISKSTRPSTSKRSTKQSILEEVESEHMARAERESWGENPFYDKNYRC